The sequence below is a genomic window from Prinia subflava isolate CZ2003 ecotype Zambia chromosome 26, Cam_Psub_1.2, whole genome shotgun sequence.
TCCCCCAATGACCCTCCCTGTCCTTCATCCTCCCCTGCCCGCTGTGTCCCCTCCATATCCCTAACCTTTGCTACCTGTCCCAGCCTAGGGTCTGccatgtcccctccctgtccctatGAGCCCCGTGttcccccatgtccccctgccctccctgtgttcccctgtcccagccggGGGCTCCCCTGTGTTGTCCCTCCTCGTCCCCTGTTACCTGTCCCGGCCTGgggtccccccgtgtccccacagtgtcctCTCAGTGCCTGCACATGCCCCTCGAGCTCCCGCAGGCGCCTCAGCACATCCGCCAGTGCTGCCCCACACGTCTCAGAGGGGGGCTCGGGGGGAGACGTGGCAGGGGACACTGAAGGGGACACTGCCGGGGACACTGCCTCCCCCcgcagtgccagtgccagcaggagAAGCCGCAGTTCCAGGGTCACCGGCATCATCCTGGGGGAAAacagggggacatggggacacccGGAGACAACCACAAGAGATCACTGCGGAGAGACACGGGGACAACAGTGGGGAGACACCCATGGGGGGACACAGGCACATGTGGGGGGGACACAAGGACACCTATGGGGACAGAAAgggcacacagacacacggcAGGAAGATGCAGGGACATCCATAGGGACACACAAGCACCAATAAAGGACGTAGGGATAGCTGTGGGGACTTCCAAGGGAAACAACCCACGGGGAGGATGTGGAGACACCCTGGGGTCACACATGAAGCACAGGGAACACCCACGGGGGGGATGCAGGGGGAGAGGGACACCTTGGGAGACATCCACGCTGACACAGAAGGGGAAGAGAGACAGCCGGGGGACACCCAGAAACACAGGGGACATCCCGAGGATACACGCGCATCAGTACGGGATACAGGAACATCTCTGGGGACACCTGAGcgacacagggacacacaggagggggacacagggagaaCAGGGACAGTTGTAGGGACCTGGGGGACATTGCTGgagacacacagacaccccaaaccatAGCAGCTCCCGGTAACCCCCAGTGACTTCAGTTACGCCCTCAGGAACTCCCAGTGATTCCCAGTCCTCCTCAGTCCCTGCAatccccacagctcccccagAGCTTCTAGTGCCCCCCCTTCGCCCAGTGCACCCCGATTCCTCCAGCCTTCCACAGTGTGCCCTGGTTCCCCCCAGACCCCCCGTTCCCACAGTGCCTCCAGTTCCGCCCCCCCcgtccctcccagcccctgccagcccttctcagctctcccagtccctcccagtgcccccaatTCCCCCCCAGTTCTCTCAGTGCcccccagtcctgctctgtTCTCCCAAGCCCCGCCCCGTCACCCCCCAGTGACCCCAGTTCCCCCAGTCCCTCCTGTGCCCCCCCAGCGACCTTCCAGACCCCCAGCCGCCCCGGTACCTCCGGTCGGTCCCGCTGCGCTCTCGCTCTGGGTCGGGCGGGGTGGCTCGTGAGGGGCGTGTCCTGGGGCGTGGTCAGGGCGTGGCCGGGGGAGTGTCCTGGACCACTCCCTCCCCGCTACCCCCAGGGGAGCCGCCCCCGCCCGTGTTTGGGGCGTCGCCATGGAAACCAAACAACCGAGACGGAAGGGCTctcagtgctcccagtgctcccagtgacACCAGTAACGTGCCTCAGACTGACCTCCGCCTCACAAGAACCCCAGTGTAGCCCATCTCAGTGCTCCCAGTGACACCAGTAACGTGCCCGAGACTGACCTCCAGCTCACAAGAACCCCAGCATAatccatcccagtgctcccagtgacACCAGTAACGTGCCCCAGACTGACCCCCAGCTCACAAGAACCCCACTGTagcccatcccagtgctcccagtgacACCAATAACATGCCCCAGACTGACCCCTCGGCTCACAAGAACCCCAGTGTAATCCaacccagtgctcccagtgacACCACTAACACAGCACAGCATATCCCAGCGCTCCCAGTAGTGTAGGAACTGTCCTACAACTCATTCCAGTCCTGCCAGTAACATCAGTAACACAGGACACCTTATCCCAGTGCtcccaacagcagcagtggccgCAGTGCCAccttccctccagcccccagtgctcccagtaacACCAGTAATATGGCACAGCATCACCCATGGCTCCCAGTACCACCAATATGGCCCATCCCAGTGACACCAGTAACACGGGAAAGCCCATCCTAGTGGTCCCAGGAACCCCAGTATAGCCTGCCCCAGTGCTCCCGGTGACACCAGTAATGTGGCACAGCGCACCCCAGTCCTCCTAGTAACACCAGGATGGCCGATTGCAGTGACACCAGTAACCCCTAAACCCCCAGTAAGCCTAACCCATGACACCTAGTAACACATCCTGATCCTCCCAGTGACACCAGTAACATGGCACAGTccaccccagtgctcccagttaCACCAGTATAGTCTGTCCAGATGCTCCCAGTAACACCAGTAATGTGGCACAGCCTGACCCAGGGCTCCCAGTAACACCAGCTTGGctcatcccagtgctcccagtccccCAGCACAACCCCTCCCAGTCCTGCCAGTTCTCCCAGTACGGGCGTGGCCGTGACTCACTGCCTCGgcagcaacaacaacagcaggGGGGGTAGGGAGGGGGGGCTCCTGGGATCCCCAAAAGGTCGGGAGTGGGGGGCAGACGTGGGCGGGAGCAGAGTGGGGGGAGCACCCTGTGTCCACCCGATGTCTTCCTCTAGTCCTCCCCGTTTTCTCCCCTCCGTGTGTCCCCCCCGCCCCTGCCAAGGAATTTTCTCCATCAACACGATTAGCTCATAgggggggaggggcgggggggcCCTGCCGGGGGGGTCCCGGCGCCCgccccagccccactccctacgcgtttattgtttgttttattgATCTGCTGACGTTCAGATTTGTAGATCTATTGATTGATTTCACACTCGGTCACTGTGACAGCCCTGGCCCCGAAGTCACCCTCTCCCCGACGGTGACCCCATCCTTGTTCCCCATGTCCCCACTGCCCCTCCCCCTCCAGCGTCCCCACCCCTGTTCTCACAGTCTccatccccagtgtccccctcccAGCCCTAGTTCTCGCCCTCCTCATCCCCAGcgtcccccgctgtcccccaCGGGAGGGTCCTCAGCTCCCCGGGGGTCCCCAGCTCCCGCAGCTGTCCCCCCTCCAGCAGGGCCACCCTCGGTGCCCGCTGGGCCAGGGCCACCCGCCCTGTCACCAGCAGCACCGCTGACCCACCGGGACCGCCgggacacagcagctcctgctccacctgtggggacacagcagggacagggcgCATGAGGACATGGGGGGACATGGTGGAGATGGGAGACATGGGGGCATCAGGGTGGAGTGCATAGTGAGGGACCTGGGGAGTGGGGACATGTGGACCTAGAGGACATTGGGACCAAGGGGGCCCTGGGATTTGGGTCATGTGGGACAAGGATCTAGGTATAGGAGGATGTGGGGACCCAGGGAaggggggacactgggaccaAGGGGGGGACACTGGATGCAGGGGCAGGGACCTGGggctcccagggcagagggaatCGCATGAGACATGGGGGCAGCAACCAAGGGGACATGGGGACCCAGGGGACCCAGGGCATATGGGGGACATGAGGATTGAGGACGCAGCAGACACAGGGAGTGAGGACCCAGGGGATGGGGCcatgggacacagggacagggctgtgacCTACCTGGTGCCGGGTCACAGGATCGAGTGAACGAGTGGGCTCATCCAGCACCAGCACTCGGGGGGTCCTGAGCAGGGCCCGGGCCAGCGCCACTCCTTGTGCCTGCCCCCCTGAAAGCTGCATCCCCCGTGGGCCCACCTCTAGGGACAGAAGGGACACCATGGGAACACCACAAGGATGTTGTGGGGACACCACGGGGATGTGGTGTGGACACATTGGGGATCCACACCCACTAGTGCACCCACCTCTCcggggacagtgaggggacagggaggaggcagagaggtgacactgaggggacaccaTGGGAAATTAAGAGCAGGCAGAGAGTGGACAGCAAGGGTACAACGGGACACTGTGGTGACAGaatggggacactgtggggacaccaTGGAGACACGTTTGGGACACCAAGGGGAGACATTGGGGACATGTTAAGAAGCTACAACCCCtgcatccccagctctggggtgcaCAGGGAGAACAGAGATGTGACAGCAAGGCAACAGCGAGGCGACAGGAGGAATATGGTGGGGAGACCATGGGAACATTACGGATGCCTTGAGAACGGTGAGGTGACATCATGGGAACAGTAGGGGACACTATGAGAACATCAAGGGGTCACGATAGGGACACACTGGGGAAACTGGGGAGACCAAGGGGACTTTTGGATGGGGACTGGGAACACTGCAGGGGGACCACGGGAACACTTGCTGTACCTGTGTCATAGCCGTGTGGCAGCTGTTGGGCCCAAGTGTGCACCCCAACCCGCCGCGCTGCTGCCACCACCTGTGTCCCCTCCttgtgtccccagcccagcgTGATGTTGGCGCTTAGGGAGCGAGACAAGATGGATGGGCACTGCAGGACACCAGCcacctgtggggacaggggacatgggggaACATGGCACCAAATAGGGATTAggcagggacaaggaggaaaCATATGGAGACATGGGGTGGTGGCAGGGTCATGGTGAGGCTGCCTGGTGACATAGGGATGGTTGTGAAGAACTGTTGGGAACATAGGAGTGACCTGAGGGTGGCAGTGGGGATGTGTTGAGAGCATAGGGCGACGTGGTGATCATGGCTGTTGGGACAATGGGTGACCTGGGGGTAGCCATGGTAACCTACTGGCGACACAGGGGTGGAACTGGGGACCCAGGTGACACAGAGGTGGAATTGGGGACCCACGGGTTGGTGCGGAGGCACCCACTGGTGACCTTGGGGAGGCAGTAGGGACCCATTTGGGGCACAGGAGTGACTTGGGGGTAGCAATGGGGACCTGTTGACGACCAGGTGCACACCCAGAGGTGGCTGTGGGGACTTGCTGGGGACAACAGGTTGCTCAGGGTGGCCATGGGACCACACTGGAGAGGTTTGGTGAcaaggggacagcagcaggggatGGATGGTGACCTAGgagtggcagtggcagctcGGGGGTGGCCCGTGCGCGTCACCTGTTGCCGCAGAGCAGGGTCCGAGTGAGGGCTCAGGGGAATCCCGTCCAGCAGCACCGTCCCACCCGCCAGGGGGCGCAGCCCCAGCGCCGCAGCCACCAGCGAGCTCTTCCCACCGCCAGGGGGCGCCAGCACGGCCACAACGTCCCCGGGGCGCAGCGACAGCGACACCCCCTGGTGGCAGGAACAGGGATCGCACCCGACACCTCCCCTTGTCCCTTGTGTCCCCTCCGTATCCCCAATATCCCCTTGTGCTCATGTCCTATATCCCCCCAAGTCCCATGTTTCCCCATGTCCTCCCCATGTCCCCCTATGTCTCATGTGCCCCCCATGTTCACAATACCCTCATGCCTCCCCATGCCCCTGTGTCACCATCACCTTGAGGACTGGCTCGGACCGGCCAGGGTATGACACCCAGACATCCTTGAGGCACAGGCCTTGAGTCCATGTGGTCTCATGGAGGGTGACAGGTGATGGTGGCCCTGCAGGTGCCACCAGCCTGGCCTTCTCCAGCAGTTCCAGGAGTGTCTCAGAGGAGCCAATGGCCTTGGCCAGGATAGGAAAGTACCAGAGCAAAGCCTGGGGACATGGGCACattggggacacagggacatgaaGAGGACATGTGGAGATATGAGGTGATATAGGGGAGCTATGGCATGGCCTGGGGACATGGGAGGACTTGGGAGACACAAGGGACATTGGGGATACAGGAGACAGTGGGACATGGGAGGTAATGGAGACATGGGGGGACGCTGGGGACATGGAAAAGCCTGGGAACACAGGGGAGCATGGGGTAACTTAGGGACAgggagaggcacagccaggtgaggatgGGGCCTGGGGGCACGGAGGGGTCACAGCAAGGTTATGTTGAAGACTCGGAAGAAGACAcatggctgggacaggctggggagatggggaacaggcatggggacatggatggggacacagggagctgGTGGGCACACAGCAGGTTCACACTGGGACATAAGGGAGGGAACCTGAGGACATGGGGTGTACACaacagggaggggctggggacacaggagaCAGAGATGGGaacacagccaggagagcatGGGGACATGGTAGGCAGACATGGGACACGGGGAATGGGgttggggacaggctggggacaggagagaaCACACGGGGGACATGTATGGGACACACTCATCACCTCCATGGCCCTGGTGAAGTGCAGCTGGCACATGAGGATGGTCACCAGCTCCCCAGGGGTGACGGTCCCTGTGGTCACAAAGTGTCCCCCCAAGAGGAGCAGCGCCAGCTTCAGGGCCAGTGCAGGGAACTGCAGACACAATGACACAGGGTGTTAGCCCAGCCTCATGGCCACTGTGTCCCCCTTCCCCAGGCAACCATCCCCATCCCACTCAGCCCTAGACCACCATGTCTGCATGTCCCCTGGCCCTACACTGCTTCTCCCCATGTTctgccacccctgtgccacCATGTCCTCCTGGCCCCTGGCCCTTTgatgctgtgtccctgtcccccaggcCCTGTCACCACATGTCCCATCCCTGTATGGCCATGCCCCCGTCCCCATGTCTTCATCCCCCTGGCACCACATCCAATGTGACGTCCTGCTGCCATGTCCCCATGTCTTCTATTCCAATGCCCCCTGCCACCACGTGACcttgcccccagccctgtgccagcacatcCCCGATTCCCGGGCTGCTGTTCCTCATACCCCTGTGCCCCCGATGTCTCCATACCCCACTGgcccagagcccagctgcaTAGGCCAGCgcctccctcctctccagctggTATCTCTGGGCGAAGCGCTGCTGGACACGCTTGATGGCACCGGCCTCATGCCCAAAGGCCCGGACGGTCCCCATGGCCCTCAGAGACTCCAGGGCCACCGCCGTGGTGCTGGCCTGTGCCAACTGcacctgctgtgccagctcctgtggACACGGAGAACAGGGGCTCAACCCTGGGGTCACAGTGGAGACAGGGGGGTCACCGTGGGGATGCAGAGGGGCCACCACAAGAGTGAGGAGACACTGGATGGGTGGAGGAGGACAGGGGATCATTGCAGGGTCACTATGGGGTCACAGAGGGAATAGGAGGGTCAGCACAGAGTCACCATGGGGTCATGAGGGGATGGGAAAGTCACTTGGGGGTCACCACGGGGATGGGAGGTGGGGGGACTGGGAGGAAACAGGGGACAAGAGGAGGTGACAGTGGGCATGGGGAAGTGACTACAGGCACATGGAGGGGACAGGATGGACTTGGAGTGAAGTCAAGGTTCAGGGAGGTGACAATGGCCCCTCACACGCCATATCCCCTCAGTACCTGTTGGATGGACCCGACCttgtgtggcagcagcacaaaaaggggcagtgccaggaaggTGAGCAGGCCCAGCACCGGGGACAGCCAGAACACCGTGGCCAACAGTGACACAGCCCGTGTCAACGCCCACAGCGCTGACACCAGCCCTTGGGCCAGCGTCGAGTGCGCCGCTTCAGCGTCCCCTGTCACCCGCTCAGCCACCGCGCCTGGCGTGTCCCCTAGGCTGCTCCCCGGCCTGGGCACGTCCCCGCGCAGCACCGCGGCCACCGCGCCGCGCTGGAGCCGGTCCCGCGCCCGCGTCAGCGCCACAGCTGCCATGCTGTCACAGACCAGCTCGGTGATGGCactgcggggacagcggggtcaGCGGAGCCGCGGGGTCACTGGCACCTCGGGGTGTCCCTGTGGCTCCGGTGTCACCCAcctgccaagccctgccagcacaAGGGGCCACACGGCCGCTGTTGCATCCTCCTGTGTCACCCGGTCGGTGACACGGCCCGTGAAGTACGGGGCAGCCACTTCACCTGTGGGGACACGGCATCAGGGTGGGGGGCcccaaacacccagaaacagGGTGGTGGCCCCTGAACTGGGGGCTGAGGCCCGAAAATTGGATCCTAACCACTCCAAAAACTGTGTCTTGAGTCCCAAAGTTGGATCCTGATTCCCCAGAGTGGGTGCTCACTACCTGTAAATTGGGTCCTGACCCACAAATTGGTTTCCGACCTCCCTCAAATCAGATCCTGCCTCCCCCAAATTGGGTTCTGACTCCTCCAATTTGCCTTGCAATCTCCCATCGAGTCCTGCCCCCCCCCCTAGTTATGTCCAAATCCTCTAAATCAGATCCCGAAGCCCCTCAAAGGGGTCCCCCCGGTCGGGGTCCCCCCGTACCAAGGGCAGAAGCCGACATCAGCCCCCCCACCAGCATCCAGCGCCCGCACTCAGGgcgcagcagggccaggagccgGCATATGGGGGGAGACAGCATCGCGGGCAGAGGGCTCGGTGGGTCCTGCTGGGTCCTGCTGGGTCCTGCTGGGTCCTGCTGGGTCCCGGTCCCGCTCCCTCTTGGTCCCGGTTCTTCTCGCAGTTGGTTCTGGAGGGTCCCAGAGTGTCCGTGCGGGTCCCGGTACTGCTCCCGGTGTGTCCCAGTCCGGATTTTTTGGGTGCTGGAGGGTTCCGGTGTGATTGATGCCACCCCGATCCGGCCGGGCCACTTCCCATCCACCGCCGCGATTTCCCGGAATACCTTAAAGAtgcgcggggggcggggcggggccggcgggaaCCCCCGGGAATCCCGGCCTGGCCCGCCCACCCCCGGAATGAACGTCTGTGACTGGTCGAGGTGGAGGTGACATCATCGGTTGCCAGGCAGAGGGAGCCGGAGCAGGCTGCGAGGAGAAGGAGGCGATGCCAAGCGGAGGCGGGGTCTGGGCGGGGTCTGGGCGGGGTCTGGGCGGGGTCTGGGCGGGGAGGGGCGTGGCGGGGGCGGGGCAGAGCGGGATGGGCGGGAGCTCGAAAGGGAAACATTAACGGACCTTTCGGGGAACTGGTGGGGGGCCcaactgggagcactggtgtGGACTGGTGAGTGCCCCAAGCTGGACTGGAAATATTGATGTGGACTGGGGAGCTGAGAGGGCTGGACTGGGAGTACTGGTGTGGGCTGAGGAGCGTCCTGTCCGGACTGGAAAGTGCCTCGTCTGCACTGGGGAGCTCCGCAGGCTGGACTGGGAGTACTGGTGTGACCTGCTGAGCTCAGGGGCCTAGACTGGTAGCACCGTAGTCTAGACTGGGACTACGGGTGCGGACAGGGGAGCACCCCAGTCCTAACTGGTTTTAACTGGTGAGTTCACAGGGTGTCGATCATTCCCTGGGAGCCACACAGGTTGCCCTACACTGGTCTGTACTGGTCCCGCCATGGCTCTGCCGTCCGCTGGTCTCCTGCCCGGGCTTCTGCTGGTGGCCGATGCCCTGGCACTGGTGTTACTGGTGCCGCTGGTGCCGGTGCTGGCGCCGCTGGGCGTGGCGGGCGTGTGGCTGGAGGCCGCCCTTCGCCTTCCAGTCCTGGCCGTGGCCACCTGGCTACTGCCCCGGCGCCGTCCCTCCGGGGCCACCGCGGCCGCTGTCACCGTTGCTGCCACCCCCGCGGCTTTCGGAACGTTCCGGCACCTCCTGGGGCCTcccggggctgggccggggctgCTGGCGGCCGCCTCGCCCTCCTGGCTCGGGGTCGCCCACGCAGCTGCCgcactggccctgctggcctggGCCTCGCCCCCAGCCCCCGACGGCGTCCCTGAGACCCCCGAGGCTCCTGGCACCATCCGGCGCGTTCTGGCACTGACCTGGGAGGAGCGGAAGATCCTTGGAgctgccttcctctgcctcGTGCTGGCGGCTGTTGGTGGGTGACAAGTGGTGACAGGTGCTGACACCCCAAATGTGGGTTCTGCAGCCCCAGTTTGGGAACCCACCTAGTTTGGGACCTGCCCCCCCCCACCACCAAATTGGATGCTGGGCCCTAAAAATTTAGTGCTGGGCTCCTAGATAGGCAGTGACCACCCTAAAATTGAGTGGTGACCCCCCTGAATTGGAAGTTGAGCCCTTCAGTTGGGTGCTGACCCTCCAAATTGGATTCTGACCCTGAAAACTTGAGTCTTGAGCCCCACAATTGGGTGCTAACCCTTAAACTTAGGGTCTGATGCCCAAAAATGGATGTTTACCCCCAAGACACTGGGTCCTGATCTCCCATGTTTAGGTTCTGATCCCCAAAATTGTGTGCTGAACACACAAAAATTAGTACTGACCCCCTAAACTGGGTGTCAAACTGCTAAATTTGGCACCCAACCCCCCCCAATTGAGTCCTGATCCCTCCAAATTGTGTCCTGCCCAAATCATGTCCTGCTTTCCCAAAATTAGATCCCTACTACCCAGATTGGGTCCTGTCCCTCACAAATCAGGGTCCCCCTGTGTCAGTAGTCACACCCATGATGACACAGTCTTGGTGACGCCCAGGGGAGACGTCGGGACCGTACGTCACTGGGAAGGTGCTGGATGCCATCGGGAATGGGGATGGACTCACCACAGGAGCCATAGGGATAGTGgtggctgctggagccaccAGGTGAGTTGCAGCATTCCCAGCgcctgtccccatgtcccc
It includes:
- the LOC134562046 gene encoding antigen peptide transporter 1-like produces the protein MLSPPICRLLALLRPECGRWMLVGGLMSASALGEVAAPYFTGRVTDRVTQEDATAAVWPLVLAGLGSAITELVCDSMAAVALTRARDRLQRGAVAAVLRGDVPRPGSSLGDTPGAVAERVTGDAEAAHSTLAQGLVSALWALTRAVSLLATVFWLSPVLGLLTFLALPLFVLLPHKVGSIQQELAQQVQLAQASTTAVALESLRAMGTVRAFGHEAGAIKRVQQRFAQRYQLERREALAYAAGLWASGFPALALKLALLLLGGHFVTTGTVTPGELVTILMCQLHFTRAMEALLWYFPILAKAIGSSETLLELLEKARLVAPAGPPSPVTLHETTWTQGLCLKDVWVSYPGRSEPVLKGVSLSLRPGDVVAVLAPPGGGKSSLVAAALGLRPLAGGTVLLDGIPLSPHSDPALRQQVAGVLQCPSILSRSLSANITLGWGHKEGTQVVAAARRVGVHTWAQQLPHGYDTEVGPRGMQLSGGQAQGVALARALLRTPRVLVLDEPTRSLDPVTRHQVEQELLCPGGPGGSAVLLVTGRVALAQRAPRVALLEGGQLRELGTPGELRTLPWGTAGDAGDEEGEN